The following proteins come from a genomic window of Zonotrichia albicollis isolate bZonAlb1 chromosome 12, bZonAlb1.hap1, whole genome shotgun sequence:
- the BICD2 gene encoding protein bicaudal D homolog 2 isoform X1 translates to MSLAMEEEEYARLVMESEPEWLRSEVKRLFQELGETTREKIQAAEYGLAVLEEKQQLKQQYEELELEYETIRTEMEQLKEAFGQAHTNHKKVAADGESREETLIQESATKEEYYMKKVMELQTELKQIRNVLANTQSENERLNSVAQELKEVNQNVEIQRARLRDDIKEYKFREARLLQDYTELEEENICLQKQVSVLKQSQVEFEGLKHEIKRLEEETEFLNSQLEDAIRLKEISERQLEEALETLKTEREQKNNLRKELSHYMNINDSMYNSHLNISLDGLKFSDEATEPNNDEILNGFEQNCLSKLSNGKNSTSTPKKNESFPPAPSLVSDLLSELNISEIQKLKQQLVQMEREKVNLLTTLQESQKQLENTRGALSEQHEKIGRLTENLNAMKKLQASKERQSALDNEKDRDSHEDGDYYEVDINGPEILECKYKVAVAEITDLKEELKNLKAKYKECESKYEEEKSRYETESQALTEKITSLEKSSRHDREQMARLEKELKKVSDVAGETQGSLSVAQDELVTFSEELANLYHHVCMCNNETPNRVMLDYYKEGKGERSSPDVKGRRSPILLSKGLLTIELGKTENGSGDSSPSPVSSLPSPVSDPRKEPMNIYNLIAIIRDQIKHLQAAVDRTTELSRQRVATQELGPVVDKDKEALMEEILKLKSLLSTKREQIATLRTVLKANKQTAEVALANLKSKYENEKAMVTETMMKLRNELKALKEDAATFSSLRAMFATRCDEYVTQLDEMQRQLAAAEDEKKTLNSLLRMAIQQKLALTQRLEHLELDHEQSKRVRTKSASKAKGSNPSL, encoded by the exons GCTTTTGGACAGGCCCATACCAACCACAAGAAAGTAGCAGCAGATGGAGAGAGCAGAGAGGAAACCTTGATTCAAGAATCAGCTACCAAAGAAGAATACTACATGAAGAAGGTTATGGAGTTGCAGACAGAATTGAAACAGATAAGAAATGTCCTTGCCAACACACAGTCTGAAAATGAACGCCTTAATTCTGTTGCGCAGGAACTGAAGGAG gTCAACCAAAATGTGGAGATCCAAAGGGCCCGTCTGCGAGATGATATTAAGGAATATAAATTCCGAGAAGCACGTTTGCTGCAAGACTATACTGAACTTGAAGAGGAAAACATCTGTCTCCAGAAACAAGTGTCTGTCCTGAAGCAAAGTCAG GTGGAGTTTGAAGGCTTGAAACATGAAATCAAAAGGCTGGAAGAGGAAACCGAGTTTCTCAATAGCCAGCTGGAAGATGCCATCCGGCTGAAGGAGATCTCTGAGCGCCAACTTGAGGAGGCCTTGGAAACTCTGAAGACAGAGCGGGAGCAGAAGAACAACCTTCGGAAGGAGCTGTCTCACTACATGAACATCAATGATTCCATGTACAACAGCCACTTAAACATCTCTTTGGATGGGCTGAAGTTCAGCGATGAAGCCACAGAGCCCAATAATGATGAAATCTTGAATGGGTTTGAACAAAACTGCCTCAGCAAACTCAGCAATGGCAAAAACAGTACTTCAACGcccaagaaaaatgaaagcttcCCTCCAGCCCCAAGTCTGGTTTCAGATCTTCTGAGTGAATTAAACATTTCTGAAATCCAGAAGCTGAAACAGCAGCTTGTACAG ATGGAAAGAGAGAAGGTTAACTTGTTAACAACGCTGCAGGAATCTCAGAAGCAGCTGGAAAATACACGGGGGGCCCTCTCAGAGCAGCATGAGAAAATTGGCAGGCTTACTGAAAATCTGAATGCCATGAAGAAGCTCCAGGCCAGTAAGGAGCGTCAGTCTGCCCTTGATAACGAGAAGGACCGAGATAGCCATGAAGATGGAGACTATTATGAAGTTGACATCAATGGGCCAGAGATCCTGGAATGCAAGTACAAAGTGGCTGTGGCAGAAATTACTGACCTGAAGGAAGAGCTCAAAAATTTGAAGGCAAAATACAAAGAATGTGAGTCTAAGTATGAGGAGGAGAAGAGTAGATATGAGACTGAGAGCCAAGCTCTCACTGAAAAGATCACCTCACTGGAAAAGTCCAGTAGGCATGATAGAGAACAGATGGCCaggctggagaaggagctgaagAAGGTCAGTGATGTCGCTGGAGAAACACAGGGCAGCCTCAGCGTGGCTCAAGATGAACTAGTCACCTTCAGTGAAGAGCTGGCCAATTTGTACCACCATGTCTGCATGTGCAACAATGAAACTCCAAACAGAGTGATGCTGGACTACTACAAGGAAGGTAAAGGTGAACGCAGTAGTCCAGACGTCAAGGGAAGAAGGTCTCCCATTCTTCTTTCTAAAGGGCTGTTAACTATTGAGCTGGGAAAGACAGAGAATGGAAGTGGTGACAGCAGCCCATCCCCGGTGTCATCTCTGCCATCCCCTGTGTCAGATCCTCGGAAGGAACCGATGAACATTTACAACTTGATTGCTATCATTCGGGATCAGATCAAGCAcctgcaggctgctgtggaCAGAACAACTGAGCTGTCCAGGCAGCGCGTTGCTACTCAAGAGCTTGGCCCAGTGGTGGACAAAGACAAGGAAGCTCTTATGGAAGAAATCCTGAAGCTGAAATCCTTGCTGAGCACCAAGAGGGAACAGATAGCAACTCTGAGAACTGTGCTGAAAGCCAACAAACAG ACTGCAGAAGTAGCCCTTGCCAACTTAAAAAGCAAGTATGAGAATGAGAAGGCAATGGTTACAGAGACCATGATGAAGCTGCGAAATGAGCTGAAGGCTTTGAAGGAGGATGCTGCCACCTTCTCTTCCCTGAGAGCTATGTTTGCTACAAG ATGTGATGAGTATGTCACACAGCTGGATGAAATGCAGCGGCAACTTGCAGCAGCCGAGGATGAGAAGAAGACTCTGAACTCCTTGCTTCGGATGGCTATCCAACAGAAACTGGCCTTGACCCAGCGCCTGGAACATTTGGAACTGGACCATGAGCAGTCCAAAAGGGTGCGCACAAAGTCTGCCTCCAAAGCCAAGGGCAGTAACCCCAGT ctGTAG
- the BICD2 gene encoding protein bicaudal D homolog 2 isoform X2 — protein MSLAMEEEEYARLVMESEPEWLRSEVKRLFQELGETTREKIQAAEYGLAVLEEKQQLKQQYEELELEYETIRTEMEQLKEAFGQAHTNHKKVAADGESREETLIQESATKEEYYMKKVMELQTELKQIRNVLANTQSENERLNSVAQELKEVNQNVEIQRARLRDDIKEYKFREARLLQDYTELEEENICLQKQVSVLKQSQVEFEGLKHEIKRLEEETEFLNSQLEDAIRLKEISERQLEEALETLKTEREQKNNLRKELSHYMNINDSMYNSHLNISLDGLKFSDEATEPNNDEILNGFEQNCLSKLSNGKNSTSTPKKNESFPPAPSLVSDLLSELNISEIQKLKQQLVQMEREKVNLLTTLQESQKQLENTRGALSEQHEKIGRLTENLNAMKKLQASKERQSALDNEKDRDSHEDGDYYEVDINGPEILECKYKVAVAEITDLKEELKNLKAKYKECESKYEEEKSRYETESQALTEKITSLEKSSRHDREQMARLEKELKKVSDVAGETQGSLSVAQDELVTFSEELANLYHHVCMCNNETPNRVMLDYYKEGKGERSSPDVKGRRSPILLSKGLLTIELGKTENGSGDSSPSPVSSLPSPVSDPRKEPMNIYNLIAIIRDQIKHLQAAVDRTTELSRQRVATQELGPVVDKDKEALMEEILKLKSLLSTKREQIATLRTVLKANKQTAEVALANLKSKYENEKAMVTETMMKLRNELKALKEDAATFSSLRAMFATRCDEYVTQLDEMQRQLAAAEDEKKTLNSLLRMAIQQKLALTQRLEHLELDHEQSKRVRTKSASKAKGSNPSVSPIRSCGDRSEGSVLNNQVFCSEKYKICCD, from the exons GCTTTTGGACAGGCCCATACCAACCACAAGAAAGTAGCAGCAGATGGAGAGAGCAGAGAGGAAACCTTGATTCAAGAATCAGCTACCAAAGAAGAATACTACATGAAGAAGGTTATGGAGTTGCAGACAGAATTGAAACAGATAAGAAATGTCCTTGCCAACACACAGTCTGAAAATGAACGCCTTAATTCTGTTGCGCAGGAACTGAAGGAG gTCAACCAAAATGTGGAGATCCAAAGGGCCCGTCTGCGAGATGATATTAAGGAATATAAATTCCGAGAAGCACGTTTGCTGCAAGACTATACTGAACTTGAAGAGGAAAACATCTGTCTCCAGAAACAAGTGTCTGTCCTGAAGCAAAGTCAG GTGGAGTTTGAAGGCTTGAAACATGAAATCAAAAGGCTGGAAGAGGAAACCGAGTTTCTCAATAGCCAGCTGGAAGATGCCATCCGGCTGAAGGAGATCTCTGAGCGCCAACTTGAGGAGGCCTTGGAAACTCTGAAGACAGAGCGGGAGCAGAAGAACAACCTTCGGAAGGAGCTGTCTCACTACATGAACATCAATGATTCCATGTACAACAGCCACTTAAACATCTCTTTGGATGGGCTGAAGTTCAGCGATGAAGCCACAGAGCCCAATAATGATGAAATCTTGAATGGGTTTGAACAAAACTGCCTCAGCAAACTCAGCAATGGCAAAAACAGTACTTCAACGcccaagaaaaatgaaagcttcCCTCCAGCCCCAAGTCTGGTTTCAGATCTTCTGAGTGAATTAAACATTTCTGAAATCCAGAAGCTGAAACAGCAGCTTGTACAG ATGGAAAGAGAGAAGGTTAACTTGTTAACAACGCTGCAGGAATCTCAGAAGCAGCTGGAAAATACACGGGGGGCCCTCTCAGAGCAGCATGAGAAAATTGGCAGGCTTACTGAAAATCTGAATGCCATGAAGAAGCTCCAGGCCAGTAAGGAGCGTCAGTCTGCCCTTGATAACGAGAAGGACCGAGATAGCCATGAAGATGGAGACTATTATGAAGTTGACATCAATGGGCCAGAGATCCTGGAATGCAAGTACAAAGTGGCTGTGGCAGAAATTACTGACCTGAAGGAAGAGCTCAAAAATTTGAAGGCAAAATACAAAGAATGTGAGTCTAAGTATGAGGAGGAGAAGAGTAGATATGAGACTGAGAGCCAAGCTCTCACTGAAAAGATCACCTCACTGGAAAAGTCCAGTAGGCATGATAGAGAACAGATGGCCaggctggagaaggagctgaagAAGGTCAGTGATGTCGCTGGAGAAACACAGGGCAGCCTCAGCGTGGCTCAAGATGAACTAGTCACCTTCAGTGAAGAGCTGGCCAATTTGTACCACCATGTCTGCATGTGCAACAATGAAACTCCAAACAGAGTGATGCTGGACTACTACAAGGAAGGTAAAGGTGAACGCAGTAGTCCAGACGTCAAGGGAAGAAGGTCTCCCATTCTTCTTTCTAAAGGGCTGTTAACTATTGAGCTGGGAAAGACAGAGAATGGAAGTGGTGACAGCAGCCCATCCCCGGTGTCATCTCTGCCATCCCCTGTGTCAGATCCTCGGAAGGAACCGATGAACATTTACAACTTGATTGCTATCATTCGGGATCAGATCAAGCAcctgcaggctgctgtggaCAGAACAACTGAGCTGTCCAGGCAGCGCGTTGCTACTCAAGAGCTTGGCCCAGTGGTGGACAAAGACAAGGAAGCTCTTATGGAAGAAATCCTGAAGCTGAAATCCTTGCTGAGCACCAAGAGGGAACAGATAGCAACTCTGAGAACTGTGCTGAAAGCCAACAAACAG ACTGCAGAAGTAGCCCTTGCCAACTTAAAAAGCAAGTATGAGAATGAGAAGGCAATGGTTACAGAGACCATGATGAAGCTGCGAAATGAGCTGAAGGCTTTGAAGGAGGATGCTGCCACCTTCTCTTCCCTGAGAGCTATGTTTGCTACAAG ATGTGATGAGTATGTCACACAGCTGGATGAAATGCAGCGGCAACTTGCAGCAGCCGAGGATGAGAAGAAGACTCTGAACTCCTTGCTTCGGATGGCTATCCAACAGAAACTGGCCTTGACCCAGCGCCTGGAACATTTGGAACTGGACCATGAGCAGTCCAAAAGGGTGCGCACAAAGTCTGCCTCCAAAGCCAAGGGCAGTAACCCCAGTGTAAGTCCCATTCGGTCCTGTGGGGACAGGTCTGAAGGATCTGTCCTGAACAACCAGGTCTTTTGTAGTGAGAAATATAAAATCTGTTGTGACTAG
- the BICD2 gene encoding protein bicaudal D homolog 2 isoform X3, producing the protein MKKVMELQTELKQIRNVLANTQSENERLNSVAQELKEVNQNVEIQRARLRDDIKEYKFREARLLQDYTELEEENICLQKQVSVLKQSQVEFEGLKHEIKRLEEETEFLNSQLEDAIRLKEISERQLEEALETLKTEREQKNNLRKELSHYMNINDSMYNSHLNISLDGLKFSDEATEPNNDEILNGFEQNCLSKLSNGKNSTSTPKKNESFPPAPSLVSDLLSELNISEIQKLKQQLVQMEREKVNLLTTLQESQKQLENTRGALSEQHEKIGRLTENLNAMKKLQASKERQSALDNEKDRDSHEDGDYYEVDINGPEILECKYKVAVAEITDLKEELKNLKAKYKECESKYEEEKSRYETESQALTEKITSLEKSSRHDREQMARLEKELKKVSDVAGETQGSLSVAQDELVTFSEELANLYHHVCMCNNETPNRVMLDYYKEGKGERSSPDVKGRRSPILLSKGLLTIELGKTENGSGDSSPSPVSSLPSPVSDPRKEPMNIYNLIAIIRDQIKHLQAAVDRTTELSRQRVATQELGPVVDKDKEALMEEILKLKSLLSTKREQIATLRTVLKANKQTAEVALANLKSKYENEKAMVTETMMKLRNELKALKEDAATFSSLRAMFATRCDEYVTQLDEMQRQLAAAEDEKKTLNSLLRMAIQQKLALTQRLEHLELDHEQSKRVRTKSASKAKGSNPSVSPIRSCGDRSEGSVLNNQVFCSEKYKICCD; encoded by the exons ATGAAGAAGGTTATGGAGTTGCAGACAGAATTGAAACAGATAAGAAATGTCCTTGCCAACACACAGTCTGAAAATGAACGCCTTAATTCTGTTGCGCAGGAACTGAAGGAG gTCAACCAAAATGTGGAGATCCAAAGGGCCCGTCTGCGAGATGATATTAAGGAATATAAATTCCGAGAAGCACGTTTGCTGCAAGACTATACTGAACTTGAAGAGGAAAACATCTGTCTCCAGAAACAAGTGTCTGTCCTGAAGCAAAGTCAG GTGGAGTTTGAAGGCTTGAAACATGAAATCAAAAGGCTGGAAGAGGAAACCGAGTTTCTCAATAGCCAGCTGGAAGATGCCATCCGGCTGAAGGAGATCTCTGAGCGCCAACTTGAGGAGGCCTTGGAAACTCTGAAGACAGAGCGGGAGCAGAAGAACAACCTTCGGAAGGAGCTGTCTCACTACATGAACATCAATGATTCCATGTACAACAGCCACTTAAACATCTCTTTGGATGGGCTGAAGTTCAGCGATGAAGCCACAGAGCCCAATAATGATGAAATCTTGAATGGGTTTGAACAAAACTGCCTCAGCAAACTCAGCAATGGCAAAAACAGTACTTCAACGcccaagaaaaatgaaagcttcCCTCCAGCCCCAAGTCTGGTTTCAGATCTTCTGAGTGAATTAAACATTTCTGAAATCCAGAAGCTGAAACAGCAGCTTGTACAG ATGGAAAGAGAGAAGGTTAACTTGTTAACAACGCTGCAGGAATCTCAGAAGCAGCTGGAAAATACACGGGGGGCCCTCTCAGAGCAGCATGAGAAAATTGGCAGGCTTACTGAAAATCTGAATGCCATGAAGAAGCTCCAGGCCAGTAAGGAGCGTCAGTCTGCCCTTGATAACGAGAAGGACCGAGATAGCCATGAAGATGGAGACTATTATGAAGTTGACATCAATGGGCCAGAGATCCTGGAATGCAAGTACAAAGTGGCTGTGGCAGAAATTACTGACCTGAAGGAAGAGCTCAAAAATTTGAAGGCAAAATACAAAGAATGTGAGTCTAAGTATGAGGAGGAGAAGAGTAGATATGAGACTGAGAGCCAAGCTCTCACTGAAAAGATCACCTCACTGGAAAAGTCCAGTAGGCATGATAGAGAACAGATGGCCaggctggagaaggagctgaagAAGGTCAGTGATGTCGCTGGAGAAACACAGGGCAGCCTCAGCGTGGCTCAAGATGAACTAGTCACCTTCAGTGAAGAGCTGGCCAATTTGTACCACCATGTCTGCATGTGCAACAATGAAACTCCAAACAGAGTGATGCTGGACTACTACAAGGAAGGTAAAGGTGAACGCAGTAGTCCAGACGTCAAGGGAAGAAGGTCTCCCATTCTTCTTTCTAAAGGGCTGTTAACTATTGAGCTGGGAAAGACAGAGAATGGAAGTGGTGACAGCAGCCCATCCCCGGTGTCATCTCTGCCATCCCCTGTGTCAGATCCTCGGAAGGAACCGATGAACATTTACAACTTGATTGCTATCATTCGGGATCAGATCAAGCAcctgcaggctgctgtggaCAGAACAACTGAGCTGTCCAGGCAGCGCGTTGCTACTCAAGAGCTTGGCCCAGTGGTGGACAAAGACAAGGAAGCTCTTATGGAAGAAATCCTGAAGCTGAAATCCTTGCTGAGCACCAAGAGGGAACAGATAGCAACTCTGAGAACTGTGCTGAAAGCCAACAAACAG ACTGCAGAAGTAGCCCTTGCCAACTTAAAAAGCAAGTATGAGAATGAGAAGGCAATGGTTACAGAGACCATGATGAAGCTGCGAAATGAGCTGAAGGCTTTGAAGGAGGATGCTGCCACCTTCTCTTCCCTGAGAGCTATGTTTGCTACAAG ATGTGATGAGTATGTCACACAGCTGGATGAAATGCAGCGGCAACTTGCAGCAGCCGAGGATGAGAAGAAGACTCTGAACTCCTTGCTTCGGATGGCTATCCAACAGAAACTGGCCTTGACCCAGCGCCTGGAACATTTGGAACTGGACCATGAGCAGTCCAAAAGGGTGCGCACAAAGTCTGCCTCCAAAGCCAAGGGCAGTAACCCCAGTGTAAGTCCCATTCGGTCCTGTGGGGACAGGTCTGAAGGATCTGTCCTGAACAACCAGGTCTTTTGTAGTGAGAAATATAAAATCTGTTGTGACTAG